From a region of the Plodia interpunctella isolate USDA-ARS_2022_Savannah chromosome 13, ilPloInte3.2, whole genome shotgun sequence genome:
- the tn gene encoding RING finger protein nhl-1 isoform X2: MEQFESLLTCCVCLDRYRNPKLLPCQHSFCMEPCMDGLVDYVRRQVKCPECRAEHRIPYQGVQGFPTNVTLQRFLELHAQIAGELPDPTAGQVMERCNVCSEKAYCAPCAHCDKKVCEDCKAAHMEVLRREISRINNQIRRGINRLQDILGIVERNTTNLQTNCASVAGEIDEIHKRLLKALKDRTDFLRNEVDRYLATELRNLTHLKDNLELELSNIQSNCDLADKYMNDDVEWEDTELVDTKEIFLKTVEFLRNFDYEAGDYNRRMRFIMTHDPNQLVLHVASYGELNVTHPNAYSGGVQQSQSGLTRSKSDHRLATQFRQQEEAKGYTENDEPILGGRKFGERRPPPPEKHTRDYGAEDYSGYESEHRPSRRFRSRFVRSHQQDDSDSEQTSRAVKAEEKQKEKEKVADTEDATRGPLSGIFRLSDCPRVMQRILDVDSGKKKEKKEPPPPPKPVQPAPQPRRPPPPTQRQQSEDDEITRLKRQNKGAASSQEPDRATPRAAEEERNAVNRKPATPAREASSDGESDESVGSRQRTQQRKNATPVQKPATPARRPSASEAPAPHRPAARAPSTESSASTESSGSAVKHTGNERTAPVTTNGTAGGAQRVQSRFVGSQRPAPAPAPAEPAHEDSDTSSEEETDSSEESEEEPASQRKPESQAMARSDIGPLLARSTNARNDAHDNKSKDPPASTRYRTRNSSQTEEEPTSRYGTNTQSSYSNRYGSKPKDDEPSSSFDDETKYPTARSRYLALKERRNRLARSKSSHTGFGVGDDDDADDPVSPTTASPSAYLAARYGSGTGGSELSRSRSSHALKSRESSPERPTTGEKDGAALSSWARYLKNKYGSRGKERDTGTSSSTSRRLSLGLPLRSANELASSDDDSKNAAGSPISPTAATAAVAGFAAAGSSPRSQYLQKRRLQFSVGSRGSEPGCFTWPRGIAVGPDNTMVVADSSNHRVQVFDSNGIFVKEFGQYGSGEGEFDCLAGVAVNRIGQYIIADRYNHRIQVFDPAGRFLRAFGSQGTGDGKFNYPWGITTDALGFIYVCDKENHRVQVFQSDGTFVGKFGSFGSKLGQLEHPHYIAVSSTNRVLVSDSNNHRIQVFDVNGRVLSSFGDEGSEDGQFKFPRGVAVDDQGYIVVADSGNNRIQIFHPDGTFLRAFGSWGSGDGEFKGLEGIAVMSGGNIIVCDRENHRVQVF; the protein is encoded by the exons ATGGAGCAATTCGAGTCGCTGTTGACGTGCTGCGTGTGTCTGGACCGGTATCGGAATCCGAAGCTGTTGCCATGCCAGCACAGCTTTTGTATGGAGCCATGCATGGACGGCTTGGTTGATTATGTTAGAAGACAG gTAAAATGTCCAGAATGTCGAGCAGAACACAGAATCCCATACCAGGGAGTCCAGGGGTTCCCAACGAATGTTACCCTGCAGCGGTTCTTGGAACTGCATGCTCAAATCGCAGGGGAACTTCCGGATCCTACTGCAGGCCAGGTCATGGAACGGTGCAATGTTTGCTCAGAAAAAGCATATTGCGCACCATGTGCCCATTGCGACAAGAAAGTCTGCGAAGACTGCAAAGCAGCACATATGGAAGTTTTGAGGAGAGAAATCTCcagaataaataatcaaatacgTCGTGGTATAAATAGGCTTCAAGATATTTTAGGTATAGTTGAGCGCAACACAACAAACCTTCAAACAAACTGTGCTTCAGTCGCCGGAGAGATTGATGAGATTCATAAACGCTTATTAAAAGCATTGAAAGATCGCACCGATTTCCTAAGGAATGAAGTAGACAGATACCTTGCAACTGAGCTCAGAAACCTAACACACCTTAAAGATAATCTAGAATTAGAATTAAGCAACATACAGAGTAATTGTGATCTCGCTGATAAATATATGAACGATGACGTCGAATGGGAAGACACTGAATTAGTAGAcactaaagaaatatttttaaagaccgTTGAATTTTTAAGAAACTTTGATTATGAAGCGGGTGACTATAACCGTAGAATGAGGTTTATAATGACTCATGATCCGAATCAGTTAGTGTTACATGTTGCAAGCTACGGCGAGCTGAATGTTACTCACCCTAATGCCTATTCTGGTGGCGTACAACAAAGTCAATCTGGACTTACAAGGTCTAAGAGTGATCATCGTTTGGCAACACAGTTCCGCCAGCAAGAGGAAGCTAAAGGATATACGGAGAATGATGAACCAATATTGGGTGGCCGTAAATTTGGTGAGCGACGACCACCACCTCCAGAGAAACACACAAGAGATTACGGCGCGGAAGATTACAGTGGTTACGAGTCTGAACACAGACCGTCTCGTAGGTTCCGCTCTCGTTTTGTGAGGAGCCACCAACAAGATGATTCTGACTCTGAACAAACAAGTCGCGCTGTCAAAGcagaagaaaaacaaaaggaaAAAGAGAAGGTAGCTGATACTGAAGATGCCACTCGTGGCCCACTCAGTGGAATATTCAGATTGAGCGATTGCCCTCGTGTTATGCAAAGGATATTAGATGTTGACAGCGGTAAAAAAAAGGAGAAGAAAGAACCACCACCACCTCCTAAACCTGTTCAACCTGCACCTCAACCTCGTAGACCACCACCGCCCACGCAAAGGCAACAAAGTGAGGACGATGAAATAACACGTCTAAAGAGGCAAAACAAAGGAGCAGCGTCTTCTCAAGAACCAGACCGCGCCACTCCACGAGCTgctgaagaagaaagaaaCGCTGTTAACCGTAAACCAGCAACACCTGCTCGGGAG GCGTCCAGCGATGGTGAATCTGATGAATCTGTTGGATCTCGGCAACGAACACAACAGCGTAAAAATGCAACTCCGGTTCAAAAACCAGCAACTCCAGCTCGGAGACCCTCAGCATCTGAAGCACCTGCCCCACACCGACCGGCAGCGCGCGCTCCCAGTACTGAATCGAGCGCATCGACAGAAAGTTCCGGCTCGGCGGTAAAACACACAG GCAACGAGAGAACCGCACCAGTTACAACGAATGGAACTGCCGGCGGGGCACAACGGGTACAAAGTCGTTTCGTTGGTTCTCAGCGACCGGCTCCCGCACCGGCGCCCGCCGAGCCGGCTCACGAAGATTCCGATACAAGTTCCGAAGAGGAAACAGACTCGTCAGAGGAGAGTGAAGAGGAGCCTGCTTCGCAAAGAAAGCCCGAGAGCCAGGCGATGGCTCGTAGCGATATAGGCCCACTATTAGCACGAAGCACTAATGCTCGTAACGACGCCCATGACAACAAATCCAAAGACCCTCCGGCATCTACACGATACCGTACTAGAAACTCATCACAAACTGAAGAAGAACCTACTTCTCGGTATGGAACAAATACCCAGTCTTCATATAGCAACCGTTATGGAAGCAAACCAAAAGATGATGAGCCGTCATCTTCATTTGATGACGAAACGAAATACCCCACCGCTCGATCGAGATATCTTGCTCTCAAAGAGAGGCGTAACCGTCTTGCAAGGAGTAAGAGCAGTCATACCGGTTTTGGGGTAGGCGACGATGACGACGCAGATGACCCTGTGTCTCCGACTACAGCATCACCTTCAGCATATCTTGCGGCTCGATACGGCTCCGGCACAGGAGGTTCGGAGTTGTCTCGTAGCCGTTCATCGCATGCATTGAAGTCTAGAGAGAGCTCGCCAGAAAGACCAACGACAGGCGAGAAAGACGGAGCGGCCTTGAGTTCTTGGGCTAGATACTTGAAGAATAAATACGGGTCGCGGGGCAAAGAGCGAGATACTGGCACATCGTCGAGTACGTCGCGTCGCCTGTCTCTCGGGCTGCCCTTGCGTTCAGCTAATGAGCTTGCCAGTTCTGATGACGATTCAAAAAACGCGGCAGGCTCCCCCATCTCCCCTACGGCGGCTACAGCAGCGGTAGCAG GTTTCGCAGCAGCAGGTTCCTCCCCTAGGAGCCAGTATCTGCAGAAACGCCGTTTACAATTCAGCGTGGGGAGCCGGGGGAGCGAACCCGGTTGTTTTACATGGCCTCGTGGTATCGCTGTAGGCCCCGACAATACTATGGTCGTGGCTGATTCTTCAAACCATCGAGTTCAG GTGTTCGATTCCAATGGCATTTTCGTGAAGGAGTTCGGGCAGTATGGCAGTGGCGAAGGCGAGTTTGATTGCTTGGCAGGCGTGGCAGTCAACCGCATTGGGCAGTACATCATTGCTGACAGATATAACCATCGTATTCAG GTCTTTGACCCTGCTGGCCGCTTTTTGAGGGCATTTGGTAGCCAAGGCACAGGGGACGGAAAGTTTAACTACCCATGGGGTATCACCACAGACGCGCTCGGCTTCATATACGTATGTGACAAGGAAAACCATAGAGTTCAG GTGTTCCAATCCGATGGTACGTTTGTGGGAAAATTCGGTTCATTCGGCTCGAAACTAGGTCAGCTCGAACACCCACACTACATCGCTGTATCCAGCACTAACAGAGTCCTGGTTTCTGACTCCAATAACCACAGGATTCAGGTGTTCGACGTCAATGGACGTGTGCTGTCTTCGTTTGGCGATGAAGGGTCTGAAGACGGGCAGTTCAAATTCCCGAG GGGTGTAGCTGTTGACGACCAGGGTTACATCGTGGTGGCCGACTCCGGCAATAACCGTATTCAGATCTTCCATCCTGACGGCACCTTCCTCCGAGCCTTCGGGTCTTGGGGCTCTGGCGATGGAGAGTTCAAGGGACTGGAAGGCATAGCTGTCATGTCCGGAGGGAATATTATCGTGTGCGATCGGGAAAATCATAGGGTTCAGGTATTTTGA
- the tn gene encoding RING finger protein nhl-1 isoform X1: protein MEQFESLLTCCVCLDRYRNPKLLPCQHSFCMEPCMDGLVDYVRRQVKCPECRAEHRIPYQGVQGFPTNVTLQRFLELHAQIAGELPDPTAGQVMERCNVCSEKAYCAPCAHCDKKVCEDCKAAHMEVLRREISRINNQIRRGINRLQDILGIVERNTTNLQTNCASVAGEIDEIHKRLLKALKDRTDFLRNEVDRYLATELRNLTHLKDNLELELSNIQSNCDLADKYMNDDVEWEDTELVDTKEIFLKTVEFLRNFDYEAGDYNRRMRFIMTHDPNQLVLHVASYGELNVTHPNAYSGGVQQSQSGLTRSKSDHRLATQFRQQEEAKGYTENDEPILGGRKFGERRPPPPEKHTRDYGAEDYSGYESEHRPSRRFRSRFVRSHQQDDSDSEQTSRAVKAEEKQKEKEKVADTEDATRGPLSGIFRLSDCPRVMQRILDVDSGKKKEKKEPPPPPKPVQPAPQPRRPPPPTQRQQSEDDEITRLKRQNKGAASSQEPDRATPRAAEEERNAVNRKPATPAREASSDGESDESVGSRQRTQQRKNATPVQKPATPARRPSASEAPAPHRPAARAPSTESSASTESSGSAVKHTGAILSIAELKAKYSSDGLPPKPTRLFSTGNERTAPVTTNGTAGGAQRVQSRFVGSQRPAPAPAPAEPAHEDSDTSSEEETDSSEESEEEPASQRKPESQAMARSDIGPLLARSTNARNDAHDNKSKDPPASTRYRTRNSSQTEEEPTSRYGTNTQSSYSNRYGSKPKDDEPSSSFDDETKYPTARSRYLALKERRNRLARSKSSHTGFGVGDDDDADDPVSPTTASPSAYLAARYGSGTGGSELSRSRSSHALKSRESSPERPTTGEKDGAALSSWARYLKNKYGSRGKERDTGTSSSTSRRLSLGLPLRSANELASSDDDSKNAAGSPISPTAATAAVAGFAAAGSSPRSQYLQKRRLQFSVGSRGSEPGCFTWPRGIAVGPDNTMVVADSSNHRVQVFDSNGIFVKEFGQYGSGEGEFDCLAGVAVNRIGQYIIADRYNHRIQVFDPAGRFLRAFGSQGTGDGKFNYPWGITTDALGFIYVCDKENHRVQVFQSDGTFVGKFGSFGSKLGQLEHPHYIAVSSTNRVLVSDSNNHRIQVFDVNGRVLSSFGDEGSEDGQFKFPRGVAVDDQGYIVVADSGNNRIQIFHPDGTFLRAFGSWGSGDGEFKGLEGIAVMSGGNIIVCDRENHRVQVF from the exons ATGGAGCAATTCGAGTCGCTGTTGACGTGCTGCGTGTGTCTGGACCGGTATCGGAATCCGAAGCTGTTGCCATGCCAGCACAGCTTTTGTATGGAGCCATGCATGGACGGCTTGGTTGATTATGTTAGAAGACAG gTAAAATGTCCAGAATGTCGAGCAGAACACAGAATCCCATACCAGGGAGTCCAGGGGTTCCCAACGAATGTTACCCTGCAGCGGTTCTTGGAACTGCATGCTCAAATCGCAGGGGAACTTCCGGATCCTACTGCAGGCCAGGTCATGGAACGGTGCAATGTTTGCTCAGAAAAAGCATATTGCGCACCATGTGCCCATTGCGACAAGAAAGTCTGCGAAGACTGCAAAGCAGCACATATGGAAGTTTTGAGGAGAGAAATCTCcagaataaataatcaaatacgTCGTGGTATAAATAGGCTTCAAGATATTTTAGGTATAGTTGAGCGCAACACAACAAACCTTCAAACAAACTGTGCTTCAGTCGCCGGAGAGATTGATGAGATTCATAAACGCTTATTAAAAGCATTGAAAGATCGCACCGATTTCCTAAGGAATGAAGTAGACAGATACCTTGCAACTGAGCTCAGAAACCTAACACACCTTAAAGATAATCTAGAATTAGAATTAAGCAACATACAGAGTAATTGTGATCTCGCTGATAAATATATGAACGATGACGTCGAATGGGAAGACACTGAATTAGTAGAcactaaagaaatatttttaaagaccgTTGAATTTTTAAGAAACTTTGATTATGAAGCGGGTGACTATAACCGTAGAATGAGGTTTATAATGACTCATGATCCGAATCAGTTAGTGTTACATGTTGCAAGCTACGGCGAGCTGAATGTTACTCACCCTAATGCCTATTCTGGTGGCGTACAACAAAGTCAATCTGGACTTACAAGGTCTAAGAGTGATCATCGTTTGGCAACACAGTTCCGCCAGCAAGAGGAAGCTAAAGGATATACGGAGAATGATGAACCAATATTGGGTGGCCGTAAATTTGGTGAGCGACGACCACCACCTCCAGAGAAACACACAAGAGATTACGGCGCGGAAGATTACAGTGGTTACGAGTCTGAACACAGACCGTCTCGTAGGTTCCGCTCTCGTTTTGTGAGGAGCCACCAACAAGATGATTCTGACTCTGAACAAACAAGTCGCGCTGTCAAAGcagaagaaaaacaaaaggaaAAAGAGAAGGTAGCTGATACTGAAGATGCCACTCGTGGCCCACTCAGTGGAATATTCAGATTGAGCGATTGCCCTCGTGTTATGCAAAGGATATTAGATGTTGACAGCGGTAAAAAAAAGGAGAAGAAAGAACCACCACCACCTCCTAAACCTGTTCAACCTGCACCTCAACCTCGTAGACCACCACCGCCCACGCAAAGGCAACAAAGTGAGGACGATGAAATAACACGTCTAAAGAGGCAAAACAAAGGAGCAGCGTCTTCTCAAGAACCAGACCGCGCCACTCCACGAGCTgctgaagaagaaagaaaCGCTGTTAACCGTAAACCAGCAACACCTGCTCGGGAG GCGTCCAGCGATGGTGAATCTGATGAATCTGTTGGATCTCGGCAACGAACACAACAGCGTAAAAATGCAACTCCGGTTCAAAAACCAGCAACTCCAGCTCGGAGACCCTCAGCATCTGAAGCACCTGCCCCACACCGACCGGCAGCGCGCGCTCCCAGTACTGAATCGAGCGCATCGACAGAAAGTTCCGGCTCGGCGGTAAAACACACAGGTGCGATACTATCAATTGCTGAATTGAAAGCAAAATATAGTAGTGACGGGCTCCCACCAAAACCAACTCGTTTATTTTCCACAGGCAACGAGAGAACCGCACCAGTTACAACGAATGGAACTGCCGGCGGGGCACAACGGGTACAAAGTCGTTTCGTTGGTTCTCAGCGACCGGCTCCCGCACCGGCGCCCGCCGAGCCGGCTCACGAAGATTCCGATACAAGTTCCGAAGAGGAAACAGACTCGTCAGAGGAGAGTGAAGAGGAGCCTGCTTCGCAAAGAAAGCCCGAGAGCCAGGCGATGGCTCGTAGCGATATAGGCCCACTATTAGCACGAAGCACTAATGCTCGTAACGACGCCCATGACAACAAATCCAAAGACCCTCCGGCATCTACACGATACCGTACTAGAAACTCATCACAAACTGAAGAAGAACCTACTTCTCGGTATGGAACAAATACCCAGTCTTCATATAGCAACCGTTATGGAAGCAAACCAAAAGATGATGAGCCGTCATCTTCATTTGATGACGAAACGAAATACCCCACCGCTCGATCGAGATATCTTGCTCTCAAAGAGAGGCGTAACCGTCTTGCAAGGAGTAAGAGCAGTCATACCGGTTTTGGGGTAGGCGACGATGACGACGCAGATGACCCTGTGTCTCCGACTACAGCATCACCTTCAGCATATCTTGCGGCTCGATACGGCTCCGGCACAGGAGGTTCGGAGTTGTCTCGTAGCCGTTCATCGCATGCATTGAAGTCTAGAGAGAGCTCGCCAGAAAGACCAACGACAGGCGAGAAAGACGGAGCGGCCTTGAGTTCTTGGGCTAGATACTTGAAGAATAAATACGGGTCGCGGGGCAAAGAGCGAGATACTGGCACATCGTCGAGTACGTCGCGTCGCCTGTCTCTCGGGCTGCCCTTGCGTTCAGCTAATGAGCTTGCCAGTTCTGATGACGATTCAAAAAACGCGGCAGGCTCCCCCATCTCCCCTACGGCGGCTACAGCAGCGGTAGCAG GTTTCGCAGCAGCAGGTTCCTCCCCTAGGAGCCAGTATCTGCAGAAACGCCGTTTACAATTCAGCGTGGGGAGCCGGGGGAGCGAACCCGGTTGTTTTACATGGCCTCGTGGTATCGCTGTAGGCCCCGACAATACTATGGTCGTGGCTGATTCTTCAAACCATCGAGTTCAG GTGTTCGATTCCAATGGCATTTTCGTGAAGGAGTTCGGGCAGTATGGCAGTGGCGAAGGCGAGTTTGATTGCTTGGCAGGCGTGGCAGTCAACCGCATTGGGCAGTACATCATTGCTGACAGATATAACCATCGTATTCAG GTCTTTGACCCTGCTGGCCGCTTTTTGAGGGCATTTGGTAGCCAAGGCACAGGGGACGGAAAGTTTAACTACCCATGGGGTATCACCACAGACGCGCTCGGCTTCATATACGTATGTGACAAGGAAAACCATAGAGTTCAG GTGTTCCAATCCGATGGTACGTTTGTGGGAAAATTCGGTTCATTCGGCTCGAAACTAGGTCAGCTCGAACACCCACACTACATCGCTGTATCCAGCACTAACAGAGTCCTGGTTTCTGACTCCAATAACCACAGGATTCAGGTGTTCGACGTCAATGGACGTGTGCTGTCTTCGTTTGGCGATGAAGGGTCTGAAGACGGGCAGTTCAAATTCCCGAG GGGTGTAGCTGTTGACGACCAGGGTTACATCGTGGTGGCCGACTCCGGCAATAACCGTATTCAGATCTTCCATCCTGACGGCACCTTCCTCCGAGCCTTCGGGTCTTGGGGCTCTGGCGATGGAGAGTTCAAGGGACTGGAAGGCATAGCTGTCATGTCCGGAGGGAATATTATCGTGTGCGATCGGGAAAATCATAGGGTTCAGGTATTTTGA